From Daucus carota subsp. sativus chromosome 6, DH1 v3.0, whole genome shotgun sequence:
AGGAAACTCTGCGGTGAGGTGGAGTGATCGGTGATGCGCCTCTACTCAACACAAGCAAAAAGTCAGTCTAAAAGTGATGCGCCTCTACTTAACGGAAGCAAAAAGTCAGTCTAAAAGTACtaacaaaatgatatatatcagttatttgtttgtgtttataagaaacccaaatattttttataaaatcaatgtGGGATGTTAGAAAATTCAAACAtaacaaaatagaaaaaaattacacagctcaaatgaaaatttcactaaATCAGATTGTGATCCCGCAAATCATTTAGATGGACTTTTACCAATGGGCGGAACTAGGAAGGGCGTTACCCGGAACCGGAGGAAGCTAGaaaaattaatgtattttgTTCTATTTACTCATATATATACTTGGTCccttaaattttgtaaaaaaaaataattttaattcccCGCTAACCAAGAGTAGTCGATGGAGGtgttagaaaaagaaaagtttaaaacatatttttaacacGTTTTTGATAACTTCTTTAATATGAgtacttaaactttcatgtttgGATTAAGACATTTTTTTAGTgtaattcataaataaattgGGTTGAAAATACTTATTTAATGTGGGTTGTGTAGTTACTAGAATATAAAAACTTGTATACCACATAAATTTGATAATGGGAGGTTGGTGAGTTTATATTACCTCACATTCAAGGATAGCGCACAACTACCAAGGGTGCATGTGTTAGTCGCGCTCACCCACACGTCTGTGTAAGAGATATATACAAAACCCTACCTgtgcaattttattttttttatggatttttttttgacaatgcaagcTTATATGCCtcacaaattagtatctgttctaataaatctcggggtgagccagagtcgaacccgggtgtcccgggacaacagaggataaacccaccattAGGCTATCCAATCGTCTaacatatgataaaaaaaacaaagtaattatatagatataattgTTATGGGCTTGAAATTGGGGTCCTCAGGATTTTGAGGCCTGTAGGGCTTTTTGCCCATGCCGATCATCGGCCCTGCCTCTATCTTCCTCTCTCAAGCTCTCTCTCCTTCAGCTCTCATATACACACTGCTGTTCTCCGGGGACTGAGGTACGATAGTTGAGTTTTGCCGTGACTGTGAGCGGATTACTCTGTACTTATTTTATCCTGTGAGCGATATTGCGACAACCCGTCATGTAGTGGGACAATTATCACTTCAATCTAGTTTTCATCAAAGGGTTAGGTGACTCAGCTGTTTAGTATTCTTATTCGAGCGACGGTATAAGGTGcgcttttatttttatttcagtcattacaatatatgattattttatgAGCTTACTGCACTTTGCAACCCTCTATTTTGCTCGAAAAACACTTTGGTACATAGACTTCTAAACGTGTCAGTTCGCCCTCCAAACTTCTAATCCGTTAGCAGTTTGCCCCATTCCGTTAAATTTTCCGTTAactttgatgttaaaaatagttTACAGCAGTTTGCACCCCTAACTTTATATTTCGTTTTAGTTTGCATCCTTGAAacactttttcattaaaatcaatcatatttcgttaaaaacagaatcaagtatattttaatttaatagtttgtatctataaaaagaatttttataatacaataatatcaaaaaaataatatgcttAAGTTTGCTAATTAACTAATTGAATAACTGAGCAAAATATTTGAAGCAAAAAATCGTCACTAAAAGTACGAAATAAAgactaaactttattttattatattatttgacaaTGCAGACTAAAAtttatctgttctaatacttttcggatgagccagagtcgaacctggGGTCttccgggacaacagaggataaacccaccacttgagTCACTAAAAAGACGATTTGAGAAAATGTACACGAGACTACAATTAGATAActcaagtggtgggtttatcctctgatGTCCCGGGAGACCccaggttcgactctggctcatccgaaaagtattagaacagataaaTTTTAGTCTGCAttgtcaaataatataataaaataaagtttagtcTTTATTTCGTACTTTTAGTGACGATTTTTTGCTTCAAATATTTTGCTCAGTTATTCAATTAGTTAATTAGCAAACTTaagcatattatttttttgatattattgtattataaaaattctttttatagatacaaactattaaattaaaatatacttgattctgtttttaacgaaatatgattgattttaatgaaaaagtgtTTCAAGGATGCAAACTAAAACGAAATATAAAGTTAGGGGTGCAAACTGCTGTAaactatttttaacatcaaagtTAACGGAAAATTTAACGGAATGAGGCAAACTGCTAACGGATTAGAAGTTTGGAGGGCGAACTGACACGTTTAGAAGTCTATGTACCAAAGTGTTTTTCGAGCAAAGTAGAGGGTTGCAAAGTGCAGTAAgctcttattttatatatggcCTTTGTGTTTGATATATTGATTTGGTTTCGTAGGCATGttcttatttatataatataactatgtTAGATGGCagattaattttttgaatttcggGAGTCAATTATGTCCCTTCTGATTGTAACTAAAATTTGCTAGCCTTCCAGAATCGAAAACAGGATGTTTCCGGGGAAGATAAACGTCAGCTATATACACACGTTCCCCTGTTTTGCTCTGTCTGTGGCTCCAAGCTTAGCTAGGCAGAGACTTTGCGAAAATTAGAATTTGGCAGTGGCCTAAATACAGTTTTTCTATCACAAAGACCCGAATATAGGTACAGTTACACCACATATCTTACTTTGGACGAGTCTGAGTGAATTTTCTTTGGCTTTATTATCTTGTATGACTGTCCGGGTGTTATATCAACACACTATAAAAATATCCCACACTCGCAGACATATAGTGCTCAAAATTGTCTCGAAAAATCATGGTGAACATGGAAGCCGAAACTCATGCCTCACCTCATGAAAGGCTTAGCCCCTCCTTGAAAAACACTCTGCTAGTAATAAACTGCATGGTCCTCTCAATTGGACACTGTGGCGGTCCATTAGTCACGCGGCTCTATTTCATCCATGGCGGCAAAAGAGTCTGGCTATCAAGCTGCCTCTTAACCGCGGGCTGGCCATTCATTTTGGTAATTTTCTTAGCCACCTTCTGGTTCCGTCGTGCCACCCTCAGTGACTACACGGCCAAGCTCTTCAACATTAGACCACGCTTGTTCCTGGCCTCTGCTGTCATTGGTATTCTCACCGGTGTCGATGACTACATCTATGCATATGGCGTCGCAAGACTGCCCGTGTCCACAGTCGCGCTAATAATTGCTTCACAACTTGTATTCACTGCAGGTTTTGCTTATACTTGTTACATCTCggtcatttttaaatattttattgggtttttcttaaaaatactcgagttgcaaaatgttttttcaaaaatacggtgcaACCTTGTATACAACCTAAGTGGCAACGGTTGCAACTTGAAAATcaaacctcatttgcaactttaaccttatttttgaaaaaaaaaattcctattttatattcCCGAACTTATGGTCTTGTTCAGTATTATCGCTGAATCAATTTACTGCAGGTTTCGCATATTTACTGGTGAAGCAAAAATTCAGCTCGTATTCGGTGAATGCTGTTGTTCTGCTGACAATAGGATCCGGAGTACTAGCTCTGCATACGAGCAGTGACAGACCGGATGGAGAGTCGAAAAGAGAGTACGTTTTAGGGTTTGTTATGACGCTTGGAGCCGCGGCCTTGTACGGATTCATACTGCCATTGATTGAGTTCACATATCAGAAGGCCAAGCAAGTTATTGATTATCAGTTAGTGATGGAGATTCAAATGGTCATGTGTTTGTTTGCCACTCTTTTCTGCATTGTGGGGATGCTTATCAACAATGACTTTAAGGCATGTCTCTTTCTACTCTgttatttacttatttacaatgccagtaatattttttatatactgTGTCTTTAGTCACTGTTATTATTCTGCTGTCATGGAATTACTAATGTGTATAATCCGCTGCAAATCATAATATTTACGCACACATCTGactcaaaatatatatcagaCAATAACGCGATAGAATAAAGTACTCAAAAATTTTGGGATACTTAAGTGTTGGGCGGCAATGATCAATGTCACCACGGACTAAGAAATTATTGAGAAATCTGTGGCCTTGTAGTAGTCAAGAAATGCAGCTTGAACATTTTTATTGAATATGAGACACTACTATTCTTTGTGACATAGACATATGTTGATATCTGACAGAGATATCTCCAGGGTATAATATTCGGTTTTTAGCCTAACAATTTCGATCTTACATTTTTAATGGTAGGATACAATTTTTCTGTAAAGTGACTTCTACAACGATAATCTTTTAGCAAACAGAAGCAGGTTGTCGATCCACGGTTCTATCGAACCAATTCTAAATTTATTCTCCGTTTACAACTGGTCGAAATTGAAAAAGGGACCACCACTACCAGTATTCTCTGCTGTGTTTCTTGTTCATGGTCTGATATTGTTTTAATTGGTACCAAATTTATATCCGAAAAAACAATTATAAGCTTTAGTAATTTAAAAGCCAATGTTTTATAACTGTAAATTTTTCCAGACCTACTAAGTGATACCCTAGGTGCTCGCCTCAGTCGCCATACCCAAAAGTCGGCTCTCTGTATTGTGCTTGTTTTGTGATCAGCAAGTGATTTACTGCTTAATATTTAAATGTCTGCAGGCAATACCAAGAGAAGCAAGAAACTTTGAACTGGGAGAAACGAAGTACTATGTAGTACTGGTTTGTAGCGGATTGATATGGCAGTTTTTCTATTTAGGAGCCGTCGGAGTTATATTCTGCTCATCATCGCTCTTATCGGGTATCATTATAGCGGTTTTACTTCCGGTTACAGAAGTTTTGGCTGTTATTATCTACCGAGAAAAGTTTCAAGCGGAGAAAGGAGTGGCTCTCATTCTTTCTCTCTGGGGATTTGTTTCTTACTTCTATGGCGAAATAAAACACAACAGAAGAATAGAAAAGAGTCGCAGGGCTGAAATGGATCTGCCTTGAGATCAAATTGTTGTTCCATCAGTGTAATATCTAGCATGTATAGTGTACTCTGTTTCTGTAATTTTGTGTAAGATTGAGAAAGACGGAGGACTGTCTGCCGAGTGATGCTCTTGaatcactttttaaaatataatatcaatatgTGACTCCCAGTGGGTTATAAAGTATTGAAAAAGAAGACAActctaatatttttctttatatgtgctccttattcatataaatgggaagaaaaagtaaaaagagagaaaaatagTAGGTAAAATTGGAGAgaaactaaattatatttataaataaaagttaagAACTACTAAAATAGAGGAGAGATgatgagagcatctccaatattctcttaaatcattctttaaataatataatatgtagcTCCAGAatcctagtaagttaatacattgAATATCATGACAACTCCAACCTCATTCTTTATACTTgccatttattaatattttattattatttgaaagaaaAGTTAGAGAGAGAATGAGAGATCCAACCCcactctttatacttgctctttattaatattttattattatttgaaagaaaAGTTAGAGAGAGAATTAGAGAGACGTGAATAGAAATAGAGGAAAgtgattattttaatcaatgAGAGAGAATTAGAGAGACATAAATAGAAATAAAAGaaagtgattattttattcaatgaaAATAGGTTAAAAGCACCTGGATGCTCCTTAAAAAGAGGAGAGAGGggaaacttttaaatttttaaagagctgcCAGGAGCTCATTGGAGttctaatttttcatatctTTTTGGAGTTAGGAGCTTGTTTGAGTATTccattgtatataaatttttaaagagtttctagGAGTTATTGGGGCTCTAATTTTTGCCTaaactctttaaatttgaaattaatagcttgtttagagagccccttCAAGATGCTCTCGGGTTCTTAGTCTAATTCATTCTGTCGTCTGATCCACTTAGGCCCGCCTAAATTTGCAAAATGTTTAATAATCGACTTTTGAAAAAATGAGATGTTTTAACCCAATTAGGTGCCATCTAGGTCGAATTTTAGAACCCGGTTTCTTCTGTCGTAATTGCTAAAGGCCGAGGGTTTCTTCGTGATGGCTGAAGCTGTGAAAAGATTCTCTCTCGGTCTCTTCTGTTTCGAGAGTGGTATCTTCTGTTTTGAGAGTTGACCGTCCTAAGTGTTCTTATTATCATTCCTCCATTTTCAATGGTTTGGCTAATCGACTTTCTATGGCCTCTTTCTCCACTTTCTATGGCCTCTTTAAGTTGCTTTGTTTGGCAAAAAAGGTAAAAAGGCTTCTTTTGAGTTTTTGAAATTAGTAgttgaaaatcaaaaatacaaatttttataacttttttagtgatttatatttattatgtaatttttaaaattttaatttataataaattttatttattaataaagttcttgtattttaattatttgatttttttaatttataaatttaaattaccaaacatttttaataacttacaGGTGAAGTGCACTTATCCATGACGGCAAAAGAGTCTGGCTATCAAGCTGCCTCTTAACCGCGAGCTGGCCATTCATTTTGGTAAGAAACATTTTGGTAATTTTCTTAGCTACCTTCTGGTTCCGTCGTGCAGGTATAATCCAATccaaatcataaaatttatgCACACATCTGAGTCAATATATATAGTAGTATCAGACAATAAATAACTTGATAGAACAAAGGATTTGAAAATTTTGGGAGGCTCAAGCGTTGGGCGGCTATGATCAAGGTCACCACTGACTAAGAAATTATTCAGGAATCTGAGGCCTTGTATTTTAGTAGATAATTTCTTTTTAGTCAAGAAACGCAGCTTGAACATTTTTATTGACTATGACACACTACTATTCTTTCTGACATAGACATATGTTTATATCTAACATGGAGCCTGTTTGAGAACACTTAAACCAAGTGACTCAAAGTAGTTTTTGATTTTAACCTGAAAACTGTATATTTGTGTAATGAGTgagaaataaattagaaattgacttaaagtcaaaaattagtttgagataCATTACTCATAAGTCACTCTTATTGTTATTATTGCCTTTTTTCAAGTCATAAATTACCGACAAGTCAAAATtgcaaacaaacattttaaaatttcagattgtaacgttaagtcataagtcacaatTTTAAGTTTGCTCTTATGTATCTCCAGGGGATCATATTCTGTTTTAGCCCAACAATTATCGATCTTACATTTTTAACGGCAGGTACGATTCGGTTTTTTCGTAAAGTGACTTCTACAACTCATAGTCTTTTAGCAAACAGAAGCAGGTTTTCAATCCACGGTTCTATCGAACGAATTCTAAATTTATTCTCTGAGGATTGAGTACAACTAGTTGAAATCGAAAAATTGACACCTGTCACCACGACTGGTATTCTTTGCCGTGTTTTTTGTTCATGATCTGACATTGTTTTAATTGATAccaaatttatatctgaaaCAACGATTATAAGCTTTAGTAACTTAAAAGCTGATGTTTTACAACTGTAGAAAATTTCACCTCAATCGCCTCAATCGCCTTACCCAAGAGCCCGTCCTGTATATTGTGTTTGTTTCGTGATCAGCAAGTGGATTTACTCCTTAGAATTTACATGTCTGCAGGCAATACCAAGAGAAGCAAGAAACTTTGAACTAGGAGAAACGAAGTACTATATAGTACTGGTTTGTAGCGGATTGATTTGGCAGTTTTTCTATTTAGGAGCCGTCGGAGTTATATTCTGCTCATCGTCGTTGTTATCGGGTATCATTATAGCGGTTTTACTTCCGGTTACCGAAGTTTTGGCTGTTATTATTTACCGAGAAAAGTTTCAAGCGGAGAAAGGAGTGGCTCTTATTCTTTCTCTCTGGGGATTTGTTTCTTACTTCTATGGCGAAATAAAAGACAACAGAAGAATAGAAAAGAGTCGCCGAGCTCAATGAATCGGCCTTCAAATCAAATTGTTGTACCATCAGTGTAATATTTGGCATGTATAGAGTACTGTTTCTGTAATTTTGTGTAATAGATTGAGAAAGAATGAGTACTTGTTAATTTTGGTAAATGGGAAGCTTTCTTAGGATTTCATCGCCTGCTTAGAGTCCATAGTCGAATTCTTTCCGTCGTCTGATCCCACCCGCCTAAATTTGCAAAATGTTCAAGAATAGTgtacatgcacaaaattgggtacagaattttgcacaaaatgaGATGGCAACTGAGGTGGAAATTTTTAATTGGTGCTATTAATACATATACAGGGGGTCAGTCCAATCAAAAGTTAACACATACTCATTATGTGAATATTTTTGTACCCAATTTattcttttgaaaataagtttatTCTTTCGAAAAAATCTGGTAAATGAAACTATGAAAGAAGTGGCCCGTTTGAGACctaatttcatttgaaattctgttCTTTCCATCTCACAAATGATTTAAACAACTCCTAACAAATCTATCCCGACCGGAGACGTTTAATTTAGCTTCACACCACAAAGCTCGTGAACAAATTGTCAGTTGCACGGAATATGACCTGTTCAAAACCATTCATTCACAAGTTACGCTCATTTTTCAAATTGTCTACCTCTTTCTCAGCAAAGAACAAACAACAAAAGTGTACCAGCACATTATTGAATATACTGTAACACACGGCTCGACAATCTTGCTCGCTCTCGCTAAAATCTCATCTACCAGTCTTCCTTCCAGTTTGGTGCAAAAATTACTTTCACAAATAGTTGTTTTAATATAAGCCGCATGTGTTGCACATTTATCAAATACCCGAAAGTggacttattttttaaataattatatccatTCCCCATTATTAAATACGGACTGCTATTTTCAACTGCACCTTTGTTCCAATCTCAACAactcttaaaaaaatatcttaaattCGAAATTTCCTTTCTGAATCTTCATCATTCAAGCCCTCGGAAGTTGATAGTGCAGAAATTATCTTACAGAAATATGGCGGGATCTGTGGTTTCCAGCAGTCTGGCTACGTTGCCACCGAGATCgcagattatttacaaaaattccACGTGTCATCGTCCGATCGGGTTGCATGGATCTGTATTATCTAGCAGTCAACGCTCCCTGTATCTCCCGAAGCAGAATCAGGTGGCGAAGATTGTAACCAGATCAAGAAGGTATGGTTATTGATCAGTTTGAGTTTTCGGCGTCATACTggttatgtttggtttggtttacgAGATTGGTTTTGTTGAAACGATGTTTTGTGTGATATGTGTAGGAATGTGGTTGTGCGGAGCAGTTTGGTTCCGCCAGAAGTTGACATTCCTGCTCTTCCCACTTCAATTGGGATTCCTGGGTTGCCTGATTCATGGCAAGCCTGGGTAATGGGAGCTGTTGTTACTATTGGCCTGCCATTCTTGACCAACAAGTGGGGCCCACTCTTGGGGTGGATGGGTAAGATTCAAACTTCATTTGTTTAGAGATATAgtaattatgaaaatttgtgCTTAATGTCATATTATATTGAGTTAGACAGTGATTAAAccaaattaatatacttttttgttttataataaaatggtGTCCTGAAAAAAATAAGAGGTTGACCTGATCGGTTATGAAACGGATGGATCAGTGTTTAATcaaaaaagtaattaaaaacaTACTCTAGAATCATATCAAGATTAAAACCAAACATCAAACGTGTTGGCAattctttaaaaattaaacagtgttttattttatgaacgatcatttatgtattatattatagGATGGCAATTTTTGAAAAACACGTTTTAACATGAAAATACTTATTTTTATGttatagaataatataatattaaaaaattaaaataactataaaataaataattatcattaCAAGTAAACTATTTTCACTTAAATTTGAATAGTATGTACCAGATATTACTAGATATTTTATCTTTCAAATTGTGTTAACAATTTACTGATTAAATGAAACTGATTTGAAAATGTAGAAAAGCTAAAAGGAATATTACAGACAACAGAAAATATAGCAGAAGCAGTAGAGGATATAGCGGGGAAGGTTGACAAAATGGCGGAAGAGATCGAGGCTGGCCTGCCTGAAGGACAACTCAAAAATGCTCTGCATAACGTTGAACTCGCTGCCGAGGAGATTGCCAAGGATGCTGATCGAATTGACCAGTTGATCGATAAGGTATTTTCACACTCAATTATTTCCTTTCAAAGTTTCGCAATATTCTCACTCGgataacaagaataaaaatTTCGTCATCCACTTACAAAAATTAGGTTTGTTTGGGAGAAGCATagttataaaaatcaaaaattgaaCTTCAATTGATCAatcgataatatatatataaattataaattatttgagatttgtttttgaacaaTTCAAGAATTTTTTTAGTTGATTGATAAATCGATTAATTTTTTGAAGATTCCTATAACATATCTGTAAATCAACTTCGAAATCGATcgattaaaatcaaaatttttgatgattaaaattttaacaatattataGTGAAGTATTGCTGATCTGTCATTTTGACTTGTTTTTATAATAATCTGTGCTGTAAATTTGTTTGAAGGTTCAAGAAATGGAAGAAAAATTCGAAGATATGGTGGAAGAGTCCAATGAATTAGCGAAAGATATAAAAGCTTCGAAGCAGGCCTAGACCGTGGAGGATGAATTTAGTGCTTTGAAATCATTATTTCAATGAACAAAAAACATAGTTATTTGTAAAGTAGGACATTTTTATGAGACGCGATGGGGCTCTATTTTCGTTGGAGTAGCTTGCTTCGGTTTTTTTACTGTGCTATGAATTTTTTTCTTCTGGCTGTGATGTATATGTAATTACGTTCTGCAGTAAATTGAAGATATTTGTCGGTTAATGGATAATGGATCCCAAGTCATAATAATTTAGGATTTATGTCATGAggattattttatgaaaaaagagCGAATATAAAATGttgtttaattttatgttaACTCGTTTAGATAAGAAATTAATttgcaatattatttttaagtcttttgaacTCGGAAATAACCATAACTCATTATTACTTTTTTAaacatgaatttttttaatttcgttttcaaatatttttaacttaaaataatttattatgtttttttaacttgTATGAATTTAAGTAACCTTAGTTTTGACTAGTTTTTGAATATGAGAGAGCTTGTCAATTCCTCCCATTCGGGAATTTGCCGCCTCTGACTcaaaaataatctttaaaattctattttaaaatatataaatcaaatatttcaaagcctataacatattatattatagaatAATTTCTGAAAATTCGGACTTACCACAACTTGAACTTCAAATTTAATTCATTtaaacctaaaatatattatagactCATTCTTTACTTTgaaattgatataatttaagatatatttatatttttgaccaGAATTTATATATGAGAATTCGTCCTTATAGTatctttatatta
This genomic window contains:
- the LOC108224908 gene encoding purine permease 1 isoform X1; translated protein: MVNMEAETHASPHERLSPSLKNTLLVINCMVLSIGHCGGPLVTRLYFIHGGKRVWLSSCLLTAGWPFILVIFLATFWFRRATLSDYTAKLFNIRPRLFLASAVIGILTGVDDYIYAYGVARLPVSTVALIIASQLVFTAGFAYLLVKQKFSSYSVNAVVLLTIGSGVLALHTSSDRPDGESKREYVLGFVMTLGAAALYGFILPLIEFTYQKAKQVIDYQLVMEIQMVMCLFATLFCIVGMLINNDFKAIPREARNFELGETKYYVVLVCSGLIWQFFYLGAVGVIFCSSSLLSGIIIAVLLPVTEVLAVIIYREKFQAEKGVALILSLWGFVSYFYGEIKHNRRIEKSRRAEMDLP
- the LOC108224908 gene encoding purine permease 1 isoform X2 encodes the protein MVNMEAETHASPHERLSPSLKNTLLVINCMVLSIGHCGGPLVTRLYFIHGGKRVWLSSCLLTAGWPFILVIFLATFWFRRATLSDYTAKLFNIRPRLFLASAVIGILTGVDDYIYAYGVARLPVSTVALIIASQLVFTAGFAYLLVKQKFSSYSVNAVVLLTIGSGVLALHTSSDRPDGESKREYVLGFVMTLGAAALYGFILPLIEFTYQKAKQVIDYQLVMEIQMVMCLFATLFCIVGMLINNDFKAIPREARNFELGETKYYIVLVCSGLIWQFFYLGAVGVIFCSSSLLSGIIIAVLLPVTEVLAVIIYREKFQAEKGVALILSLWGFVSYFYGEIKDNRRIEKSRRAQ
- the LOC108192770 gene encoding uncharacterized protein LOC108192770, translated to MAGSVVSSSLATLPPRSQIIYKNSTCHRPIGLHGSVLSSSQRSLYLPKQNQVAKIVTRSRRNVVVRSSLVPPEVDIPALPTSIGIPGLPDSWQAWVMGAVVTIGLPFLTNKWGPLLGWMEKLKGILQTTENIAEAVEDIAGKVDKMAEEIEAGLPEGQLKNALHNVELAAEEIAKDADRIDQLIDKVQEMEEKFEDMVEESNELAKDIKASKQA